AGCAGAAATTTATACTTACTGTGCAAGAACAGAAGCAAGGGAGCCATACACTGAAGATGTGTAcatatttccattttgatttgaCACAAGCAAAGATGCCTTTGTTTTCTGATTGAAGAGTTCTGAACTAGCCTTCATAAATGCCTTTTCTACATCTCTATCGAAGTAGGTATCTTCTAACTTAACATCCCTGAAagatttagaaagaagaaaatcttgcaGTATTCAAAgactgtatttttattatattacttAGTGGACCTAACTATAAGTGTGTATGATTCTGATTTCCCATTTATTAAAAACCAAGTAGCAGTATGCTAATTGCTAGgtaagatataacagttgtacaTATATGGTCCTTTttctgaaaggtttttttttttaatcaaattagaACAACATAATTCTAATGGGTTAATAACCCACTAAAGCTGTCATCACCAAACAGAATATACTACTATTTGAAGTCCATAATAATGTCCATTTAGTTAGAAAAGTCACATTATAGGAGCCAAGTCTTAAAAAGTTGAATAGAATTTTatcagagggagaagagacacaggaaaggagaaacagaatgaGTTTAACAGGTATAGCATACTAGGAGGCCCTAGAAGTGGGGAAAACGTGGAAGGAGTATGAAAGCAGATGTCAGCAGTGGCTATGTGCAGGATGGATATGGGCACAAGGGCttgggagaggcagggagaagaGTTAAGAGGCTGCTGTATAAACACAGGCACTTGTGGGGCTATGTTATCATGGTGACAATGGCAACAGATCTGAaaggaggaaatcagaaaatctgAGTAGAAATGACGAAAGAATTCATGTAGGTAAGCGACCCCCTCTCTGGGACTCAGCTTCTTCATTGATTACATAAATACGTTAGACAAGATGACTTCTCTTGACTAAAATTTTCATGTCTGTACAAATATTGGTTTAACAGATATAAAAAATACTCTCACATAGAAGGGAAAATATCATAATTCCTCTTACCCAAAGGCTTCCAGGCCACTATAGATACTATTTTTATCTCTGTTCTGGTCATTAAGGAAATCATTCAGCAACATCCGAGCTACAGATTTCTGAACCAGTTTACAATAGGGTGAGTGGAAGATCATGAAACCAAAATCATTCAAGGTGAAATCTCTATCATTTCCCTCTGAAAGAGAAATCCAAAGAAATTATGAAATTCATTTAAgccactaacttttttttttttttttttttttttttgcggtatgcgggcctctcgctgttgtggcctctcctgttgcggagcacaggctccggacgtgcaggctcagaggccatggctcacgggcccagccgctccgcggcatgtgggatcttcccggaccggggcacgaacctgtgtcccctgcatcggcaggcggactctcaaccactgcgccaccagggaagccctaagccacTAACTTTTGAAGTTTGATTTTAGAACAGGGCTGGGATGTTTTTATATCTTTAAGCAGCAACCAAAAATACACTGTATAATGAAATATctctatatttaaaaatgtttatcaaaaAGACGTCTAGAAATAGAAcaatacacactactgtattactggttttcaaactgaACTATCACAACCCATTAGTGGGTTGTGTAATCAATTTAGTGGGTCAgggccagtatttttttttttttttttgcggtacgcgggcctctcactgttgtggcctctcccgttgcggagcacaggctccagacgcgcaggctcagcagccatggctcacgggcccagccactccgcgacatgtgggatcttcccggaccggggcacgaacccgtgtcccctgcatcggcaggtggactctcaaccactgcgccaccagggaagccccagtatttttttttaaccttaataattaagaggtttttgtttgttgggtttttttttttttttttttttttttttttttgcggtatgcgggcctctcactgttgtggcctcccccgttgcggagcacaggctccggacgcgcaggctccggacgcgcaggctcagcggccatggctcacgggcccagccgctccgcggcatatgggatcctcccagaccggggcacgaacccgtatcccctgcatcggcaggcggactctcaaccacttgcgccaccagggaggccctttgttttgtttttaatgaaacagACTAGAGTAGAAAATAGCAAACTGTATAACCCACAGCATGGGCAGGAAATTTCATGACACTTCGGTTTCCATTTAACTGCACATACAATGTAAAGTATACTTTTTACTGTGGGTCCtaataaaaagttagaaaatcaTTGTATTGTTAAATACTGGCAAACAGTATGATATTTTACATACTTCAAGAATGCTTCTTATGCAAAGCCACTATGTTACCTAATATCTGttattgaatattatttttaccCCTCTCTCACAAACCCTATAAAGCAAAGTTGGACTATGGAAAAAGCATACTTTATATGATATTGTGTGTTTTAATAGCATTAATTCAAATACTGTCCTTCTCAGTACCTTAAGAACTTTCTCAGGGTTAAAGATGGAGACTGATGATGACACTAAAAAAGCAAGTATGAATTCACAGGTCAAGTGCAAAAAGACTATGTGGGCAGGGGGATCACTTCggtataatttattttcattagagTTTTCTTCGGATCACAGTTGCAAACTAAAACCTTGTGAGAATACCTCTCTCAGAATATGTACAAAATTCAAGTTACTTTCTTTTACCCTATTTTTGATTTTCTTACTGGGGGTAAGTCATCCTAAGTATTTTTATAGAAATACACTACATTTGGAAAGTCTACCTGTTCTCTTAAATTACACATTCCCAGAAACTATGGGAAGACTATGCTATTTGGTGGGTGAGAAAGAAATGGTTTAAGGAGACACTAATGAAGGATGCCCAAGAAGTAGTTTCTCACTAAAGACAGTCAGCACATTATACTGCCCtcaccagataccaaaaccaaggAAAATAGATAAAGCCCACCTTTCTGCCACTGGGCATAGATCTTCTTGCGGTAGACAGAATAGCAGCGGTCTAATGCACTGAGGTAGCACTGAATGGATAGTTTTCCATCCACTATAGGATATTCAGAAAGCATATCAGGCTTGTAAAAGTCATAGGCATGCTGCATATGTGTCCCACGAAGTCCtattagaacaaaaaagaaagaggccCATGTATCTCTGACTTCTGATGTATGTTAGGAAGCATATTGCATCATCTGGGAACTTCCCTTTAATCTAGTCAACTCACTACTCACAGAATAGAAGTCACAAGGTGAAACCAATATGTAATTCAAATGAAACATAACAATATCCATGGACAGGCCTAAGACTCTTTTGATATACAACATTTTATGCAAGTTTCATATACCTAACCAGGAGATCATAACTGCTCTACTGAACTGAAAACAAATTATTGTATGACTATGGGTAAGTTACGTCTCCCAGTTATTACTTAAACCCTACTTAAACCCATTTTactcctctgtaaagtggggatgacaTCACTTACCTCATACAATTATTGCTATGAAGACTAAATATGATaatacataaagcacttagcaggTAGTGCCTGCATTTAATGAACACCAAGTACTagcttctatttttgttttcaaatttctcaGCATAttgtacaaataaaaaaaaatgctttcccaGACACTCACCTCGTTCAAAAATTAAAGGAGCATTAGGTCCAATTAGCATAGCAACAGCTCCAACTCCACCTGTAGGTCTAGCATTTCCTGTGGCATATACAGCAATATCCCCTGCAACTACCATGGCATACCGtcctgaaaaatattttgtattagtATACAAGAATGTGATCAACACTCTAAACATCATACTTAGAAACTGAATCTGTTATATTTTCCCAGAATATCCTTTCCCCATctttggtaaagaaaaaaaatattctgactAAATTTTGATAGATAATTTTGCCTACATGATAAAGGTAACCAATTCATAATTCAGATAAGCTGAAAGTCATAGCTAGCTTTCTGAACATGTTCAAACAAGCATAACTGGTAAGTTTGCATATGGCATTAACTAAAGGTCATTTGGGCGTTTTCATCTTCAAGGAGTTTCTTTGGAACAATATGTAACATACCATCCCAAGAGCTGGACTCAATCCAGTTAACAGCATTGAAGACAGCAGCTGTGCCTCCATAGCACGCATTAGTTGTGTCTATTCCTTCTATATCTGTATTCCCAGACTCTTCAAAGAGCTGCATCAAATTCGTCTTCACTGACTTTGATTTGTCGATGATTGTCTCTGTTCCAACTTCTAGCCGCCCAATGCAATCATAAGAAAGGCTATTTCTCTCCATAAGATTCTGGACCACAGTCATGCAAAGAGAGTTGATATCTTCTCTATCTGTGCAGAAGCCCATCTTGGCCTGGCCCAGGCCAATAGTATACTTTCCAGCATCTACACCATCATATTTTTCCAACTCTGCTTGATCAACATATTGAGAAGGAAAATAGATCTCAAGGGCAACAATCCCCACATCTTTTGGCCAGCAGGCTTCTGCGTTCAAAGGAAGTGACCCAGGCATGGTGAAAgaactttagaaagaaaaacagaaaaaacattgCTGTAGATTATAGGTTGCAAATTGTCAAGTTCAAACTTGAGAAATCAACATTGAGATTTTCATTATCACCTAAAGTATTAATTTCTAAGTTTAGTTTACTTAGGGAGTCAATTTTAATATGTGGAAGTAGTAATTATAGTACGATAATTATTAGTAGTATGATAATTATTCTATAATGGAGTTATTATTAACtccattattatttaaaattatcatcttttagggactgccctggtggtccagtggttaagactctatgcttcccccgcagggggcaggggttcaatccctggtcggggaactaagatcctgcatgccgcagggcaaggccaaacaaaacaaaaaaattatcatcTTTTAGAAAGGCTTGCAATTTATTCAGAGCTGGATATATTtagatttaaaatatgattattaGAAGTAAAGAAAACTCAAATAAGATTCTTCTATGTTGTAAAGAACTATAAGATAAAATACAATGACAATTTAGTAATATGGCCCACAAATCAGAAGTCAAGTATCTGATCTATTCCTGGCCcctcaaaaagtttttaaaaagtcattcattcatttatcatagGTATATTGGTTATTCATAGCTATTGACTTTATGGGACTTTAAAACTGTTAGATCAAACAATATTGCAGTCCCTATTGATCTAAACAATACCAGTAAGTAGAAAAGCCACACTGTCAAGTCTACCATAGCAATCTACTCAAGGCCCCTGCTATTATAATCCCAGCTTTCCAAAGAAGCCTCCACCCAGAACCCAGATgattaaaatttaaagcaaaggCAAGTTCCTGGACCCATAACAGGTCAAAAGTCAATATGCTATACTTTCTACAGCTGGTGTATAGGCAATAAATGATCATAAAATCACAAAGTTATCACTTAGCTTCTAAATcaggcaaaaaaaaccccaaacagatTCAAATTTGAAAACTGATAATCCACACATTATTTGTGTGGCATCTTAGATAACACCTCTTAAAACAAccctttctgttttaaaaagggCCTTAAAAAGTTGGACTGTTGCCACACTATAAACTAGTGTCTAGATTTATTTaccaacaggaaaaataaaaaagtgctaGCCACTCAAGAGTGTTGCTATGGCCTATGGGTAAGTCACATAACCTAtcagagcctcaatttccttagaGGTTGTATcaatcagaaaaagagaaattattctagatatttctaACAGAGGAGGATTTAATACAGGGAAATGGTTACCAACTTGTTGGCTGGGCTAGAGAAGCAAAGGGGAGGAAGGTGGCTACTACCCAGACCCCATGAGCTCACATTCCTACTGAGGCTGCCAGAGCTCCTGGTCCCAGCACCTCTGCTGCTGAGTTAGAGCCAAAGCCCCTCActcttgctgctgctgccactgacAAAAGGCAAATCCTGTATCTATGTCATTTGTCCTCTGCCACTCTGCCAACTCAGGTGTAGCATTAGGGATAATGAAATTACAGGCTATTGCCATAGTGCGTTGCTAATTATTGAAATCTTGAGAAAATATCTAAAGCAGAGAAGCTGTCCTTAAATCATGAGATCTACCTTAGCCCGCAGGTTATCAAGGTATGAGTATATTAAAACCTGAGAAATAAGCACCTGGAAATATAATCACAAGATCTAAGTCAAAGGTCTTAAGAAAATCTTCCTTCTAAATACAAgaatttttcatgaaaattttGTTTCAATTATTCACACATATCCTGGGTTGCAACTGTGGATTCCTTACTGAGGGTCATAGTCAGAAAAGTTTGAGAGTCACCATTTTACAGTCACTGGCGCTCTGTGGAGAATGGATCTGAGTTAGAAGCTGATACAGAAGCCCATTGAGATGTAGGTCATGAAATAGATCAATTATTACATGAAGAGTAAAGGAACAGCTTCAAAAAAATATGGAAGCAGAAAATTGGCAGAAATTGTGACTGACTAGATAGTAGGAAAAGGATGAAGTACTGAGGATGacttcagatttctagcctccactgttttatttcttgacaGAATCACTCACTGTCAGATACACAAGTGAACAGAGAAGCACCTCTCCACTTTGTCCTATCTTTCCCCTGTTCCATGCAAACCCATCAATTTTATGATAATCTAAACTTTGCTACACGGAAGTTGAAATGAAGACATAAAGGGACTATCTAATATGTCATGAGGCAGATTCTAAGTTTATAGTAAAATAGGTTAAAGTCCTCTGCATAGTCCACAGAAAAAAACTCAACTAgtgtcaaaaacaaaaacacagtccATATACTTATAGAAGAACCCCTCCTACATGCTACCCTTTAAGTCACCAAAGCAGAGGCAGTAGGATCAACTACCTTCCCAGCCTTTCCCACAAGGTTAACGTTTACATTCTTTTCAACTCTTCAAACCGCTCTAAACATGCTGAGGACAGTATAATTTTCCCTGGCTGGCCCAACAGCTTGCAGTGctgttggaaataaaatggacaaatatatatataatcttctgAAGATATAAACCAGTTTATGAAAAGCCAGAAAGAAGGCTTTAATTCCAGAATTACTCCATATTTGCCATAATCTAACTAGCTCTTATCAGTCACTGCTATATGGTACTTACTAAGTAAggtgtaactctatttttaagcCTCCTAGAGTTAAATAAGTGACTTGTTTCATTTGGGGGGAAAACAAAGGGAGCTAAACTAAAAGCCCATACCCATCAAAGCGACTCATGAAAGTGAATCATGACTCTGATCTTGATGTGGAAAAAATTTTTACATTGTCTAACTCAGTCAACATTGCTCGTTCTCTGAGGACTTTTGACAGCCAAGGTGTTTTCATTACATTCCTGGTAAAACACCATCTAATTTGAAATATTTACCTTTTGGTTGAAATTGAGGGAGAgtgagaaaagtagaaaaaaagagggaaattaatACAGGGAGTAATTGCCTTCATGGCATTTTGAACAACAAAAAGATTGATATAGTTTAGGGTCTATAATCTTTACTTTTAACTCTCCTGTGTGCGCTCTTATGTTGTGCTCTCAAATGCTCTCTGAAGTAGgccagaaaaattagaaaaagagaaaaaaaaggccaGCTAAAGACCTGGTATGTTCACATTATAGCAttaactttagtcaaagaatgaTATATTCTGGTTAATTCACTATTCTAAATATCACAAAAATTTTCTAAATAGAATACAGTTTAAACATCTGacagttaaaaaaattacctGCATGTATTCTTAATCTTTTGCTGATAAAAACAGTACTTCATGATTTTTCAGAGCATTGtgttcacaattaaaaaaaaaatctaagcagGATAATGGGGATTCTGTATTTCcaacaaaaagatgtaaatattctttttaaatttcatctttaaaaaggaagagaaaggtaCACTTTTACCACAGAACTCTGTAAACCTTCCAAAGCTATCTTCCAACAAGTACCAACAGAAGACTCCCAAGTCTGTTCTCCTAAAGTGAAGGCTCACCCCCACTGGTGGACAAAAGGAGCTCCAGGTCCTACTTCCAGAGTTGGCAAAGCAAGATAATATAGAAGCCTTGCCTTGTTAACAATTTCTGAATGCTTCCTGCACGGGAGGACACAAAAGGGACCAATATGATCCCCTGAGAATCTTTTAAATCTGTGAATGAAAGACAACTGGAGAAGgaaaaggataaagagaaaaaaaaaaggcaaaaaagcagagaaatcagctgacgATGCTGATGCAAGGGCAGCACTTACCTAGCTCCTCAGGGCTCGTCAGGGAGGGACTTCGGCATCGGTCCCCAGAGCCTCCTAACTGAGctctctgcctccatctctccCCTGTCCTATGCTAACCTTTCTAAAATGCACATCCGAGCTTTGATAAGATGCTATTTAAAACTATTCCAAGTTTATCCTCTATTATTTAAAGTCAGCCTCCTCGCACTAGAAAGGCGCTTCTAGAAAGCAAGAAATGTACCCATTCGTCTTTGTGTCCCTAGTACCCAGCCCAATGCTTGGCATATGATGGAAGCTggatgttgaataaatgagacCCTACTAGCCTTCTAATCTAAAATTACTAACAACCATAGGAAATCATAAAACTGAAGCATGAAAAAAGCAGACTCATAAGAGGAGCTCCATAGTAATACAAGAAAGCAATAGCTGCAAATAATTAGATTATTGGTTCAAACACATTTGTAACCACTGTCCAATCttacataaacattcagtctacaGCCCTGATGGATATCTTTCAAGGCTGTAATTCAGAAAGCACTATTGGCACACATGCTTACCTGTGATTGTTTCTGACTAAGCAGTTTATACGGTTCCATTTTATTatctagatttttttctcttatgagtgaacactaatttttaaaattagtttctagaTTTTAAACATTAGTCTAATAAACACAAAATCAGACGGCTTCCTGAAGCATTATGGCATTAACTAATATTTAAAGACAAGGTATAATCCTATAATGGGTTTTAAGAATGTGTGGTGTACACAAATGGTTATTTGTCTtaggataaaattaaatttccccCTTCCATTAGAAAGGAACACTTTCCTTTAGCAGCATGACAAGATGCCATACCTGTGTGAGGGATAAAGAACGGCAGTCTCCAGGTCTGTCACTCTGTTTCCTCCTTCAGGCACTAGGAATTTCAAATAAGAACCTCTTTTAAAGTCATAAATCACCACACAAATTCAAATAATGACTCCAATTCAAAGTGagttaaaataaacatttccttGTCCAATTACATTAAGTAGAACAGAGTTTGACTTTGCTTAGAAAAAATGGTACTTAAAgcttaaaaaacttttttctccttATCTTATTAGCTCTTACAGTGGTAGGTTCAGTCCTGGTAATGAACTGATATGAGTAGTTCATATCACTGATTCAGGCTTTAAACCAAATATGATGCTGGCAGAGTTGTAGTCTTCTTTACGAAATTAGGGTTTTCAAGAATTGGGGGAAAGGAATATAAATGAGTTAGTTGTTCTAGGCTAATAAAGTTCTGGAGTAAAGAGGCTTACACATTCAAGAGCTTGCTCTGCACTTGGGAGTTTGTGACTTGAACAATTTGTGCCTctttgagcttcaatttcctcatctgtaaaatggagctaataccTGCCCTCCCAGTTCATTGTGAAGGATGGTTGAGAAGATAAAATATGTGAATAATATAAAGCATTTACTATTATCCTAGCTCTTAgtatttttcaaacaaaatatgTATCTTTCTAGCAAGACCtaattatcttcatttatttaatcttaCGCTCCTAGCTTTCAACATGGTCACTTTCACCTGCCCCAACCTTTCAGAAAGTGATTTTCCCCTCAGTGCTTGGTTAAAACGGTAGGTATTTGATATCAAGACCAAGGAGCATTAAGCTTTATCATCATTTAGATTATGTGGAAACAAAATTATGTGGAAACAAAATGCTTTGGAGCATTTTCCTCAGTCCACCTGTTTTGAAGGGCTGTTACTTCAGACAACAGTTCCTGTTTAACGCAAACAATTAATCACCTTTGTTCTCTATTTAATTGTTGGTGAATAGAGCATCCGCCCTTGCCTGATTAACTGGAGACTACCCTCAGCTGCTGTTAGCAAAGCTTTACTTCTTTTACCCGATTAGATCACTTAAGAGCTTAGAGACTTGGTTCCTTTCCCTTCATTAAGTTTACCACCCCCATCCCATAAATCGATCCTGAGGTTTGTGGGAAAAGACTTCCATATTCCAAAAAACCTCTGATTCCAGGATGATATATACATTTtgagaaaataactttttgttCCTTATTCTCTCAAATTATCCCTTTGTAATCTGCAAATTAAGCATTCCATGGGGACTAGTTCTCACTGGTGGAGGGGGGCGGGGACATGATTCCTTCTTAAGTGTTGAGACTATTTAAATAACTTAATAATATTTCTTCTTGAAACCACATTTGCATATGCATTTGACACTATTTTCATCAAGGACATTTCTCCTGAACTGCCAATATTCCCTCTTTCaattttgattatttaaattGGGGAGGGAGGTTAGGTgggaaggcagagagagcaggagggagaagggagagagagaactcCAGCgcacaaaagaaagcaaagaaagacagaagaagaaagaagactcaCAGAAGACTGCCATGCTACTTAAGCTCTCAGGAGAAAGAGAGGCCTGGAGTCCAGGAAAGGAAATGGAGCAATAAATGCCACTTTGGAGAAGAGTCAATCAGAAAGGGATTAGGCTTTCCATTCTCTTCTGCAATTGCTAGGAGCGTTCTCTATCCTGACTAAAACAGCAGTGCCGAAGTCTCAAGCACGTCATCAGCTTATTTCTAACAGAAGGTCTTTTCAGAGCAAGTGATAGAGGGAAGCAGCGTGGCTCAGAAAGCAGTTTATGAATCACAAGCGGCTGGGCAGGTTATCACAAAGCATGTTTGGAGGAGACTCCTGAGCTGAAATATAGGCGTTTCGAGTTTGGCAAAGATTAAAACTGAAGAATGACAAGACTGTCTAGGGCCAACCAACTTTCTCCTGGGGTTTATTCAGTGTTCTGAATTCCTCTTTCTGGCTCCCTCGTTAGCCTTGATTCAAACAAATGGTCGGAGAAGTTCACCCAGTACCCATTTTGGTACACAATAAACCACAAGCAGTTACCTGCTGATCTTTTTCACTATTACAGGAGAGAAATCCAGGAATCCTTTTTAACTGAGAATGAGCCTTTCCTCCTTAGGAGCAAGCAAGCAAAACTACTGTTAGGAAAGCCTTGCCCACACCTGTACAACTCTGGTCTAGTTCCCTAAGTAAAAATCACAGACACCCTGCCTCCCCCAAGAGGGACTGATCTGCTTATCAGAGATTCTACTCATATTTCAAGGTCCTGTTTTAAGCTCCCTCTTCCAGGAAGGTTTCCTAGAGCTTTCTAATCAGGGCCCTGCACTCCTACAGCAGGTATGTCATTCACACCCACACTGAAGCCTTCATATTCTACTCTCAATGGAAAACTAGTTATTGGCAGTCTTCTTAAGAATACTGGATACTTAGCCTCCTATTGGGAGAAGGGCTatattttgattcttttgaaATCCCTTTTAGACCTTGGAGTAAAGGGCACACAGAATTGCTATTTTTTGAGGGGCTGAATTTGGAGTTATAATTAGAGGGAAAATCTTTTAGATTCAAGTACTCAATAGCAGCAGCCCTCATTAGTGAGTTCTTTTCACTATCACTTTTAAGATGAGCTGCAGCACTAAACAGCGTCcagaagtttaagaaaattggCTTTCTACTGCTGCTGTTCAAAGCAAATGGTAGGTTTCAATTATTCCTTGAAAGACGTAAGGAGTTCAAATGGCATCAGAAGAGAACATTTGTCGGTCTTACAATCATTCCCAAATGCACACACGCCCAACCACGAACCCTGCAAAGATGAAGCCTGTGAGCTTTGGAAGATTAGCTTCTCCTCTACTGCTCTTACTACACTCAGTTAACAGCAAGTGGACATCACCACAAGCTAAGCATTAGGGTGACTAAATTATTAAGAATTGAGTCCTACCACCCTCATATTAGATTGGGTAACATGTTTTCAATCTAACATTTTTTATCTATAtgtcttgagaaacaaaaatatcacaCCCTTCTATGATATTTGGTTTTCTTAATAGCCCAGCATAAAATTATGACTCTATATCCCTTTCCAAATGAAACTAAATAGAGATTCTGATATATAGCCCATCAAG
This window of the Mesoplodon densirostris isolate mMesDen1 chromosome 3, mMesDen1 primary haplotype, whole genome shotgun sequence genome carries:
- the HMGCS1 gene encoding hydroxymethylglutaryl-CoA synthase, cytoplasmic translates to MPGSLPLNAEACWPKDVGIVALEIYFPSQYVDQAELEKYDGVDAGKYTIGLGQAKMGFCTDREDINSLCMTVVQNLMERNSLSYDCIGRLEVGTETIIDKSKSVKTNLMQLFEESGNTDIEGIDTTNACYGGTAAVFNAVNWIESSSWDGRYAMVVAGDIAVYATGNARPTGGVGAVAMLIGPNAPLIFERGLRGTHMQHAYDFYKPDMLSEYPIVDGKLSIQCYLSALDRCYSVYRKKIYAQWQKEGNDRDFTLNDFGFMIFHSPYCKLVQKSVARMLLNDFLNDQNRDKNSIYSGLEAFGDVKLEDTYFDRDVEKAFMKASSELFNQKTKASLLVSNQNGNMYTSSVYGSLASVLAQYSPQQLAGKRIGVFSYGSGLAATLYSLKVTQDATPGSALDKIIASLCDLKSRLDSRTCVAPDVFAENMKLREDTHHLVSYIPQSSIDSLFEGTWYLVRVDEKHRRTYARRPSPNDDTLDEGVGLVHSSAATEHIPSPAKKVPRLPATAAEPEAAVISNGEH